One genomic window of Erinaceus europaeus chromosome 7, mEriEur2.1, whole genome shotgun sequence includes the following:
- the LOC103127604 gene encoding uncharacterized protein C14orf28-like, with translation MKTLFEEIKASIKNNYNQDRSFWRSVLPWGGVFTIKAGCKAVSCTPLYVEIRLKNTCTIDGFLMLLYVILNENENFPRELSLRLGKEFVDYFLYLMDTYSFTTVKLLWIWDKMAKQQYKSEVQKASFIIDLFGNEHDNFTKNLENLMATIQESYCSNWRCPARVHKDQQCTISINPPQEIPHGNLIRLAVDELFCSRSEQCEEHGCGGLREFSQRVFCHGAPPFVVFNMQHWRSEDLAYVPYHLDLSDHKYLLEGATLFNKVEHHDSAAFQIDGHWMHYDGLRNCNLVSVNFPGEFLLHESKYTKIKIVAYTYTHE, from the exons ATGAAGACATTGTTTGAAGAGATCAAAGCATCAATTAAGAATAACTATAACCAAGATCGCTCATTTTGGAGGTCTGTTCTTCCTTGGGGAGGTGTTTTTACTATCAAAGCTGGCTGCAAAGCAGTATCCTGTACACCCCTGTATGTCGAAATAAGACTGAAAAATACCTGCACTATAGATGGGTTCTTGATGTTACTGTATGTCATCCTTAATGAGAACGAGAATTTCCCCAGGGAGCTCTCTCTCCGTTTGGGTAAGGAGTTTGTagactattttctttatttaatggacACTTACAGTTTTACAACTGTGAAGCTACTTTGGATTTGGGACAAGATGGCAAAACAGCAATACAAATCTGAAGTTCAGAAGGCTTCATTTATAATTGATTTGTTTGGGAATGAACATGATAATTTCACCAAAAATCTTGAAAATCTCATGGCTACTATCCAAGAGAGTTACTGTTCCAACTGGCGATGCCCAGCCCGTGTTCACAAAGACCAGCAGTGTACAATTAGTATAAATCCTCCACAGGAGATTCCACACGGAAATTTGATCCGGCTGGCGGTGGATGAGCTGTTCTGCTCTAGGAGCGAACAGTGTGAAGAACATGGGTGTGGTGGGTTAAGAGAATTTTCACAGCGAGTGTTCTGCCACGGAGcacccccttttgttgtcttcaATATGCAGCACTGGAGATCGGAAGATCTAGCATATGTTCCCTATCACCTGGACTTATCTGACCACAAGTATTTGCTGGAAGGTGCCACATTGTTCAACAAAGTGGAGCATCATGACTCTGCAGCCTTCCAGATTGATGGACATTGGATGCACTATGATGGCCTCAGAAATTGCA ATTTGGTCTCAGTAAACTTTCCTGGGGAATTCTTATTGCATGAATCAAagtatacaaaaattaaaatagtagCCTACACATATACACATGAATGA